CTGCAAATCCCCTTCTTTTACCAAATCGGTTTTATTCAGGATAAGTACATTACAGAATTCAATCTGATCAATTAGTAAATCAGCAATATTTCGCGTATCCGCATCACTAACTGCCTGCTTTCTGCTGAGCAGTGAGTCCCCAGATCCAAAATCATGCCAGAATCGGTTCGCATCAACAACCGTCACCATCGTATCCAGGCGGCAGTATTTTGTTAAATCAATTCCCATCGTTTCATCAATATAAGAGAATGTCTGGGCAACAGGAACTGGCTCACTAATTCCAGAGGATTCAATCAGAATATAATCAATTTCTTCTTTCTCGACTAGCTTTTCAACCTCTACTAACAAATCCTCCCGCAGCGTGCAGCAGATGCAGCCGTTTGACATTTCAACCAGCTTTTCTTCTGTGCGTGAAAAACCACCTTGTGTTTGGACTAGCTCACTATCTATGTTCACTTCACTCATATCATTAACAATGACCGCCGCCTTTAATCCATCTCTATTATGTAAGATATGATTCAGCAGCGTTGTCTTTCCTGCGCCTAAATAGCCACTTAATACTGTAACAGGAATTTTTTTCATTTATTTTTCCTCCTTTTTCCTATAAAAAGTATAATCCTGAAGCTAGAATTGCTGCGCTCACAACACTTGTCAGCATTTGCTTCCATCCAATTGACAAGGAAGTCTTCCAGCCAAGCTCCCTGCCAATCGTAAATAAGGTTACAAGGCAGGCAGATAACGTTGACGCTAAGTAAACACAAATAAAAATCTGACTGACTGACATGTCCATTAATAAACTTCCCTGCCCCTCATTTAAAACAAGGAGCCCATCCTTCCTGATCAAAGAGAAAACCAATCCTGGTGCTGCATCTGAAGGCAGTGAGAACAGATGCAATAACGGCATGACAAGCCAGCTGAAAATGGCTAATACACCTATGGCTTGGAGCAGAGATGCAATGAGACATATCAATAAAAAGATAGGCATAGCCTGCACTAGAAACTGTTTAACAGCACCGGAAACTTTCCACCGAAATGCACGCCAGTTAATTTTTTGTATATATGGAAGTGAAGGAATGTGTACCAGCTCATTTGCCTCATTTCGGTTCCAAAGTCTTGTATGAATCGCTCCCACTATAAATAAGATGAGTAAATAAGGAATAAATAAAAGCGGAGCGTGAGCTGCATTAAAGATAGACAGCGTGGCACCTATTTGATAACTGCATGCAGAACCGAATGCAATTAATGAAACACAAGATACACGGGTACAGCTGCTGCAGCTTCTGCTTTGAAAGACTGCGACAACATTGCAGCCAAAACCAGTAATCACGGGAAGTAAATCCCTTCCTCTTAAACCAACTTTGCGCAGCCAAGGATCAAGTGCATTCGTTAGATGCTCCTGTATACCAATCTCTTCTGTGAGAGTTGTCATGATACTTATCAAGATAACAACTGGAAAAGCCCACAGAAATGAATAAGAACCTAAGGTAATCAATCCGTAATCGCCTATCAATATATTTGCAAGAACTGGTGGAGCATGATCTATCCATGAAGTTATCGGAACAAGAAGATATCGTTCTGTTGCCGGCTCCAGCCAAGAGGCAAATAAAAAAGCACCAAATACAGGCAAGGCAAACATGGCAAAAATAAA
This region of Oceanobacillus sp. FSL K6-2867 genomic DNA includes:
- a CDS encoding nucleoside recognition domain-containing protein — translated: MLDYVHDSPPIKKEVLLIGYESVGKSGLFRKLTGEKNALSSNIKGSTISALKASCRLDRNIRLTDLPGLQLGTDSRSTQLTLDHLQGEETLLLVVKAATLKEELTDLQSELNLKGREVAIVATHRDKYLPSQAEQNRVRDLLQVPVVWVNTREMAEMKQEEVITCIGNAQAWGAAKSILHFLPSSPHDVNQLIPVFRVPIAGPMLACSFIFAMFALPVFGAFLFASWLEPATERYLLVPITSWIDHAPPVLANILIGDYGLITLGSYSFLWAFPVVILISIMTTLTEEIGIQEHLTNALDPWLRKVGLRGRDLLPVITGFGCNVVAVFQSRSCSSCTRVSCVSLIAFGSACSYQIGATLSIFNAAHAPLLFIPYLLILFIVGAIHTRLWNRNEANELVHIPSLPYIQKINWRAFRWKVSGAVKQFLVQAMPIFLLICLIASLLQAIGVLAIFSWLVMPLLHLFSLPSDAAPGLVFSLIRKDGLLVLNEGQGSLLMDMSVSQIFICVYLASTLSACLVTLFTIGRELGWKTSLSIGWKQMLTSVVSAAILASGLYFL